A genomic region of Nymphaea colorata isolate Beijing-Zhang1983 chromosome 2, ASM883128v2, whole genome shotgun sequence contains the following coding sequences:
- the LOC116246950 gene encoding L-Ala-D/L-amino acid epimerase isoform X1: MAALAYSHLLPVRLLRIPDGSSSSSRNPHKFSPTIVCRSMTSTTSFGFQSLRETFNIDVKQAEGRPLDVPLISPFTIASSELVKVENVAIRVELSNGSVGWGEAPILPSVTAEDQPLAFDKAEEACDFLKKAHPKTLDYLLSDINQLLPGHAFASVRAGVEMALIDAVANSVRVPLWRLFGGASNSLTTDITIPIVSPAEAATLATEYSKQGFKTLKLKVGKNVNADIEVLRAIKIAHPDFSFILDANEGYTADEAIEVLEKLNEMGVAPILFEQPVHRDDWEGLGNVSKVAKEKYGVSVAADESCRSILDVKSIIYRNLADVINIKIAKFGVIGALEIIEAAKNAGLALMIGGMVETRLAMGFSGHLAAGLGCFKFVDLDTPLLLAEDPVIGGYDVSGAVYTFNNTRGHGGFLNWDVNGST, from the exons ATGGCCGCTCTTGCCTACTCCCATTTGCTCCCTGTTCGTCTCCTCAGAATCCCTGATGggtcatcttcttcctctcgaAATCCCCATAAGTTTTCTCCCACAATCGTCTGCAGAAGCATGACTTCCACCACGAGTTTCGGGTTCCAGAGCTTGAGGGAGACCTTCAACATCGATGTGAAGCAAGCGGAGGGACGGCCTCTTGATGTGCCATTGATCTCTCCCTTCACAATTGCCTCTTCAGAATTGGTGAAGGTGGAGAACGTGGCAATCAGAGTCGAATTGAGTAATGGCAGTGTTGGATGGGGAGAAGCGCCGATCCTCCCTTCCGTTACGGCAGAGGACCAGCCGCTGGCGTTTGATAAAGCAGAGGAGGCTTGTGATTTCTTGAAGAAGGCTCATCCCAAGACTCTGGATTATCTCCTGAGCGACATCAATCAGTTGCTTCCTGGCCATGCATTTGCTTCA GTTAGAGCAGGAGTTGAGATGGCTCTTATTGATGCAGTGGCTAATAGCGTAAGGGTTCCTCTTTGGAGACTATTTGGTGGTGCTTCAAACTCCCTTACAACTGATATTACT ATTCCAATTGTCTCACCCGCTGAAGCAGCCACACTTGCTACAGAGTACTCCAAGCAGGGGTTTAAAACTTTGAAGCTTAAGGTTGGGAAAAACGTGAATGCGGATATAGAAGTTTTGAGAGCTATAAAAATAGCACATCCagatttttcatttatcttGGATGCAAATGAAGGCTACACTGCAGATGAAGCAATTGAAGTTCTTGAGAAGCTAAATG AAATGGGAGTTGCCCCGATTCTCTTTGAGCAGCCTGTGCACCGGGACGACTGGGAAGGCCTTGGTAATGTTAGCAAGGTTGCCAAAGAAAAATATGGCGTTTCTGTCGCAGCAGATGAAAGCTGCCGCAGCATTCTTGATGTTAAAAGCATTATATACAGAAATCTTGCGGATGTGATCAATATAAAGATTGCCAAATTTGGAGTTATTGGTGCTCTTGAGATTATTGAGGCAGCCAAAAATGCTGGCCTAGCATTGATGATCGGTGGCATGGTCGAAACTCGACTAGCTATGGGATTTTCTGGTCATTTAGCTGCTGGACTTGGATGCTTCAA GTTTGTTGATCTGGATACGCCTCTTCTCCTTGCAGAAGATCCAGTAATTGGTGGCTATGATG TCTCTGGAGCTGTATATACATTCAACAATACCAGGGGCCATGGAGGATTTCTCAATTGGGACGTCAATGGGAGTACGTGA
- the LOC116246950 gene encoding L-Ala-D/L-amino acid epimerase isoform X2, producing the protein MAALAYSHLLPVRLLRIPDGSSSSSRNPHKFSPTIVCRSMTSTTSFGFQSLRETFNIDVKQAEGRPLDVPLISPFTIASSELVKVENVAIRVELSNGSVGWGEAPILPSVTAEDQPLAFDKAEEACDFLKKAHPKTLDYLLSDINQLLPGHAFASVRAGVEMALIDAVANSVRVPLWRLFGGASNSLTTDITIPIVSPAEAATLATEYSKQGFKTLKLKVGKNVNADIEVLRAIKIAHPDFSFILDANEGYTADEAIEVLEKLNEMGVAPILFEQPVHRDDWEGLGNVSKVAKEKYGVSVAADESCRSILDVKSIIYRNLADVINIKIAKFGVIGALEIIEAAKNAGLALMIGGMVETRLAMGFSGHLAAGLGCFK; encoded by the exons ATGGCCGCTCTTGCCTACTCCCATTTGCTCCCTGTTCGTCTCCTCAGAATCCCTGATGggtcatcttcttcctctcgaAATCCCCATAAGTTTTCTCCCACAATCGTCTGCAGAAGCATGACTTCCACCACGAGTTTCGGGTTCCAGAGCTTGAGGGAGACCTTCAACATCGATGTGAAGCAAGCGGAGGGACGGCCTCTTGATGTGCCATTGATCTCTCCCTTCACAATTGCCTCTTCAGAATTGGTGAAGGTGGAGAACGTGGCAATCAGAGTCGAATTGAGTAATGGCAGTGTTGGATGGGGAGAAGCGCCGATCCTCCCTTCCGTTACGGCAGAGGACCAGCCGCTGGCGTTTGATAAAGCAGAGGAGGCTTGTGATTTCTTGAAGAAGGCTCATCCCAAGACTCTGGATTATCTCCTGAGCGACATCAATCAGTTGCTTCCTGGCCATGCATTTGCTTCA GTTAGAGCAGGAGTTGAGATGGCTCTTATTGATGCAGTGGCTAATAGCGTAAGGGTTCCTCTTTGGAGACTATTTGGTGGTGCTTCAAACTCCCTTACAACTGATATTACT ATTCCAATTGTCTCACCCGCTGAAGCAGCCACACTTGCTACAGAGTACTCCAAGCAGGGGTTTAAAACTTTGAAGCTTAAGGTTGGGAAAAACGTGAATGCGGATATAGAAGTTTTGAGAGCTATAAAAATAGCACATCCagatttttcatttatcttGGATGCAAATGAAGGCTACACTGCAGATGAAGCAATTGAAGTTCTTGAGAAGCTAAATG AAATGGGAGTTGCCCCGATTCTCTTTGAGCAGCCTGTGCACCGGGACGACTGGGAAGGCCTTGGTAATGTTAGCAAGGTTGCCAAAGAAAAATATGGCGTTTCTGTCGCAGCAGATGAAAGCTGCCGCAGCATTCTTGATGTTAAAAGCATTATATACAGAAATCTTGCGGATGTGATCAATATAAAGATTGCCAAATTTGGAGTTATTGGTGCTCTTGAGATTATTGAGGCAGCCAAAAATGCTGGCCTAGCATTGATGATCGGTGGCATGGTCGAAACTCGACTAGCTATGGGATTTTCTGGTCATTTAGCTGCTGGACTTGGATGCTTCAAGTAG